In Prunus dulcis chromosome 2, ALMONDv2, whole genome shotgun sequence, a single genomic region encodes these proteins:
- the LOC117618905 gene encoding putative disease resistance RPP13-like protein 1, which produces MAVGEIFLGAFLQVLLDRLAPREILNYFGLAKGVDKKLNKWSDNLSAIVAVLNDAEEKQLIDHGVKLWLDELRDLAYDVDDVLDKFATKILKRQIEGRDQASTSKKVRSLFPKLKLNFDMNSEIKKITERLQEISERKDKFGLKGTGTSSKAWSRPPTSGVLGGLTIVGRDGDKAKILDMLSRDEHNNVNFHVVAIVGMAGLGKTTLAQFAFNNNSDVMKEFEPRVWVSVSDDFDIVRVTKAILESVTSQPVKVEEFSKMQHDLNEQLRGKKFLIVLDDIWNKGDLYDLWTRLQSPFSVGAQGSKIIVTTRDLKVAKIMGATEVHNLESVSDDNCLEIFEQHAFVNNDRPPNFELLQKKIAEKCSGLPLAARTLGGLLRQNEINEWEEILNNKLWNLSGKSDILPVLKLSYHYLPSNLKRCFAYCSIFPNDYEFGEKQLILLWMAEGLIQQPPEANRQMEDLGHDYFQELLCRSLFQKASENSSRYVMHDLVTDLAQWAAGNTCFRLEDKKGDNLQSVCFRHSSFIIGHYDGVQKFEAFPEVKRLRTFLPLSLSNTGWIRYLARKVIFDLLPQMQYLRVLSLNGYRVTELPDSIGNLKYLRYLDFSHTDITSLPESTTTLFNLQTLILEGCSFLEALPINLRNLVNLRHLNNSFANALKAMPPQLGRLTNLQSLPNFVVGKGSDESGIREIGSLSHLRGTLSLSRLENVIDAEDARKADLKSKERVDELVLEWSDNTQETQLGVLDRLEPHRKLEKLIIRGYAGLEFSTWIGDRLFSTMVHVRLDKCKNCQILPPLGQLPLLKELYITGMAAVKSVGPEFYGESSLPFPVLETLEFSDMHNWKKWLPFEQDQVFPCLKLLSIRNCPQLEGKVPENLDSLATLQIIKCEELVISISNYKQIGALDIDGCKAVVKTSGVEFELLESLKLSNISEVRFQTGEFTKGLRKVANLRIGGCEELTSSLKNEDRVLQHLISLDSLVIEGNSSLLEKLGKEAEELLQLQILTCKLKYLELNKCASLSKVPEGLHHLTALQDLEIVGCSSLVSFPDVGLPPSLEVIRIEECDSLLYFAKYQIPPNLRSIEIGKCRSLKSLVEKDEDSSSSSSSSHISLEHLAITECESLKSLSLRAQLFPRALKRLHISDCGELQLITSDGLAHDNTNYCLEYISIDSCPNLKSLPEGLCHLTNLQTLQIYDCGSLVSIPSLSGEGLSSPTTTAASSLKEIYIENCNKLEMLPDMCNLNCLQELNIDYGEGLNFTSFPPNLTSLTISGFKNCKPLWELLHRLTSLTGLFISGEDPSVVSFPPDSYREMEMEILLPKSLTVLSIAGFPNLKKLSSKGFQFLTSLQSLQLCDCPKLASIPVEGLPISLRELKIIRCPLLKDKCQPGSKGRYLPKISHIPRIKIWP; this is translated from the coding sequence ATGGCGGTGGGAGAGATTTTTCTTGGGGCGTTCCTTCAAGTGCTGCTCGACAGATTGGCGCCTCGCGAGATCCTCAACTACTTTGGCCTCGCAAAGGGCGTCGACAAAAAGCTGAATAAATGGAGTGATAATTTGTCTGCAATCGTAGCGGTGCTGAATGATGCGGAGGAGAAGCAACTGATAGATCATGGTGTGAAATTGTGGCTGGATGAACTCAGAGACTTGGCTTATGATGTAGATGACGTGCTGGACAAATTTGCTACTAAAATATTGAAGCGCCAGATAGAGGGACGGGATCAAGCCAGCACAAGTAAAAAGGTGCGGAGTTTATTCCCCAAACTGAAACTCAATTTCGATATGAACTCTGAGATAAAGAAGATTACAGAGCGGTTGCAAGAGATCTCTGAACGGAAAGATAAGTTTGGTTTAAAGGGCACCGGAACGTCTAGTAAAGCATGGTCAAGGCCACCAACTTCAGGTGTGCTAGGTGGACTAACCATTGTTGGAAGAGATGGAGATAAAGCAAAAATATTAGACATGTTGTCGAGAGATGAGCATAATAATGTCAACTTTCATGTTGTTGCCATTGTTGGCATGGCTGGCCTTGGGAAGACTACACTTGCTCAATTTGCATTCAACAACAACAGTGATGTCATGAAGGAGTTCGAGCCGAGGGTGTGGGTGTCTGTGTCCGATGACTTCGACATTGTAAGAGTGACGAAGGCAATTCTTGAATCAGTCACATCTCAACCCGTTAAAGTAGAGGAGTTCAGTAAAATGCAGCATGATTTGAATGAGCAGTTAAGAGGTAAAAagtttttaattgttttagatGATATTTGGAACAAAGGTGATTTATATGATCTGTGGACAAGACTTCAGTCCCCTTTTAGTGTTGGAGCACAAGGAAGTAAGATAATTGTGACAACACGAGACCTAAAAGTTGCAAAGATTATGGGAGCCACCGAAGTTCATAACTTGGAGTCTGTGTCAGATGATAATTGTTTGGAAATATTTGAGCAGCATGCATTTGTGAACAATGATAGACCACCAAATTTTGAGTTGCTTCAGAAAAAAATTGCTGAAAAATGCAGTGGATTGCCCTTAGCTGCAAGAACTCTTGGTGGGCTTTTACGTCAGAATGAAATAAACGAATGGGAAGAAATATTGAACAACAAATTGTGGAATTTATCAGGTAAGAGTGACATTCTTCCGGTATTAAAGTTGAGCTATCACTATCTTCCTTCCAACTTGAAGAGGTGTTTTGCCTATTGCTCAATATTTCCAAATGACTATGAATTTGGGGAGAAGCAATTGATCCTTTTATGGATGGCAGAGGGTTTGATTCAACAACCACCAGAAGCCAATAGACAAATGGAGGATTTAGGCCACGACTATTTTCAAGAGCTATTATGTAGGTCATTATTTCAAAAGGCAAGTGAAAACAGTTCACGATATGTAATGCATGACCTTGTTACTGATTTGGCACAATGGGCAGCAGGAAATACTTGTTTTAGATTGGAGGACAAGAAAGGTGataacttgcaatctgtatgCTTTCGTCATTCGTCTTTCATAATTGGTCACTATGATGGAGTTCAAAAGTTTGAGGCCTTTCCCGAAGTTAAACGTTTGCGAACATTCCTGCCACTTTCACTATCAAATACTGGGTGGATTCGATATCTGGCTCGAAAGgtaatttttgatttattacCTCAGATGCAATACTTACGGGTGCTTTCTTTGAATGGCTATCGAGTGACTGAGCTGCCAGATTCAATTGGTAATTTGAAGTATCTGCGGTATCTTGATTTTTCTCACACAGATATAACAAGTTTGCCTGAATCAACAACCACTCTTTTCAACTTACAGACACTGATATTGGAAGGTTGTAGTTTTTTGGAGGCACTACCCATAAACTTGAGGAATCTAGTGAATCTGCGTCATCTCAACAACTCATTTGCAAATGCATTGAAAGCAATGCCTCCGCAACTAGGTCGGTTGACGAATCTGCAGTCTTTGCCTAATTTTGTGGTGGGTAAAGGTAGTGATGAATCAGGGATAAGAGAGATAGGATCCCTATCCCATCTCCGAGGGACATTATCGCTCTCAAGGTTGGAGAATGTGATCGATGCTGAGGATGCACGGAAGGCTGACTTAAAATCCAAGGAGAGAGTAGATGAATTGGTGCTAGAATGGTCGGATAACACACAAGAAACGCAATTAGGCGTGCTTGACAGATTAGAACCTCATAGAAAGCTTGAAAAACTCATCATCAGGGGTTATGCTGGATTAGAATTTTCAACATGGATTGGAGATCGTTTATTCTCCACTATGGTGCATGTACGCTTAGACAAATGTAAAAATTGTCAAATCTTGCCACCACTTGGGCAACTGCCTTTGCTCAAAGAACTTTATATTACAGGAATGGCTGCAGTGAAAAGTGTCGGTCCTGAGTTTTATGGAGAGAGTAGCTTGCCTTTTCCAGTACTGGAGACTCTTGAGTTTTCAGATATGCACAACTGGAAGAAATGGCTTCCTTTCGAACAAGATCAGGTTTTCCCTTGCTTGAAATTGCTTTCAATCAGAAATTGTCCTCAATTGGAGGGTAAGGTGCCCGAGAACCTTGATTCATTAGCAACACTTCAAATCATTAAATGCGAGGAATTGGTGATTTCAATTTCCAACTATAAACAAATTGGTGCATTAGACATCGACGGTTGCAAAGCGGTGGTGAAGACAAGTGGCGTTGAGTTTGAGTTATTAGAGTCCTTGAAACTTTCAAATATTTCAGAGGTGAGGTTCCAAACAGGGGAATTCACCAAAGGATTAAGGAAGGTTGCAAATTTGAGGATTGGCGGATGTGAGGAGCTGACATCTTCACTGAAGAATGAGGATAGAGTATTGCAACACTTGATTTCTCTTGATTCTTTGGTTATTGAAGGAAACTCTTCCCTCCTTGAAAAGCTGGGAAAAGAAGCAGAGGAGTTGCTGCAATTGCAAATATTGACTTGCAAGCTTAAATATCTGGAATTAAACAAGTGTGCAAGTCTTTCGAAGGTACCAGAAGGGTTGCATCACCTAACGGCTCTTCAAGACCTTGAAATAGTTGGATGCTCAAGTCTGGTTTCTTTTCCAGATGTTGGTCTGCCTCCTTCCCTTGAAGTCATAAGGATTGAGGAGTGTGATTCGTTGCTGTATTTCGCAAAATACCAGATTCCCCCAAATCTAAGAAGCATAGAGATAGGAAAGTGTAGAAGTTTGAAATCATTAGTAGAGAAAGACGAGGATAGTTCTtcgtcttcctcttcttctcatatTTCTCTTGAGCACTTGGCAATAACGGAATGTGAATCTCTAAAGTCGTTATCATTGAGAGCCCAGTTGTTTCCCAGGGCGCTTAAACGCCTTCACATATCCGATTGTGGAGAGCTGCAGTTAATAACGTCCGATGGGTTAGCCCACGACAACACTAATTATTGTCTTGAATATATTAGCATCGATTCTTGCCCAAATCTGAAATCCTTACCGGAGGGCCTATGCCACCTCACCAATCTTCAAACCTTACAGATTTATGATTGTGGGAGTCTGGTTTCCATCCCGAGCCTGAGTGGTGAGGGTTTGTCTTCGCCAACAACAACAGCCGCCTCCAGCCTGAAAGAAATCTACATCGAAAATTGCAACAAATTGGAGATGTTACCGGACATGTGCAATCTCAACTGTCTTCAGGAATTGAATATTGATTACGGTGAAGGTTTAAATTTCACTTCCTTTCCCCCCAACCTAACATCACTTACAATTAGTGGATTCAAGAATTGTAAGCCGCTGTGGGAGTTGTTGCACAGGCTCACCTCTCTTACAGGCTTGTTCATTAGTGGTGAAGACCCAAGTGTGGTGTCATTTCCACCCGACAGTTACAgggagatggagatggagatTCTTCTCCCCAAATCTCTCACTGTTCTCTCAATTGCTGGCTTCCCAAATCTGAAGAAACTGAGCAGCAAGGGCTTTCAATTCCTCACCTCTCTTCAATCTCTTCAACTCTGTGATTGTCCAAAGCTGGCATCTATTCCAGTGGAGGGGTTGCCTATTTCACTGAGGGAACTTAAAATCATTAGGTGTCCTCTGCTAAAAGATAAATGCCAGCCTGGAAGTAAAGGACGATACCTGCCCAAAATATCCCACATCCCCCGCATAAAGATATGGCCTTAG